The genomic window CCGCGGGGTTAAAGACGCGGACGACCGCATCGGAGCCTGACGCCGCAAGCTTTTGCCCGTCGGCAAACAGAACCAGGTCGAAGACCGGGCCGCCGAATCCGGCAAACTCGCGGACCTGTTTGGCATCTTCGTCAGGGTTCCACATTCGGATCCGCTTGTCGCCACCGCCGCTCATCACCATCTTCCCATCCGCCGCGAAGCTTACCGTGTAGACCGGCTCTCCGTGTCCGGGGAAGGTCACGAGCGACTCGAAGGCCTCCGCGTCGAATAGCTTGCTTGTCTTGTCTCGGCTGGCGGTGGCCAGACGTTTGCCGTCGGGACTGAAGGCGATGTCGAGCACCCAGTCGGCATGATCCTCGACCTCGGCCAGGCGCTCGCCCGACTCCACGTTGAAGACCCGGATGGCCCGGTCGGCCCCGCCAAAGGCCACCCGTGTGCCGTCGGGGCTGAAGACGACGCAGAAGACCGCATCCTCCGACTCGACCAGCCGCTTCGGATCGCTCAGCGTGCCATCGTCGCCCACGGTCCAGAGCGTCGCCTGACCCGCCTGCCCGGGGCTTCCCGAAGCAGCGGCCAGGTGTTTCCCGTCGGGGCTGAAAGCGACATCGTACACTCGCTCGGCCACGCCTCGACTGCGTTCGGACAACGAGGCATCGGCGATGGCATAGGTATTCAGTTCGTGATAACCGGAGGTCATCACGGCATCACCCGCGGGGGTGAACGTCAGGGCGGTGATCGGCATCGGGTACGGGTAGGCGTCGGGAATGACGACCTCTCGGGCCTTGCTGACCAGGGCAACCCAGTCGGCCTCCGGGTCCTCGCCGTCGTACTCGGCCCCTTCGGCGACCCATCGTTCGATGATCATCCGCTTTTCTTCGGCGATCGGCTCTCCTTCCCACGGCATCAAGGGAACGCCGTCGGGGCGGATCAGCTCGACGAAGTAGCTCAGGTCCGGGTCCCCTGGTTCGAGCATGATCCCTTCACCCATCGCTCCGCCTTTGGCCAGCGAGGCGAAGGTCGTCAGATCGTACCGGCTTTCGGCCTTCTTCGGGTTGTGGCAACCAACGCAGCTCTCGACCAGAATCGGAGCCACGTCCTTCAGGAAGCTGACGCGGGGACTCTCGGCCGCCTCGGCGGCGGGAGCCTCAGGCTCCTGGGCCTCGTCCTGGGCTCGGGCCGGGGAAAGCCCGACCATCGCCGAGGCGAGGGCCAGTGCGCCGATCATAAACACTCGGATCATCAAGGCGTCGTCCTCCGGGCGGATGGTCCAATGGTTCGCAAGGAAACGGCCACGGCTCAGGATGCTCACCCCCCCTCTCCCGCCGCCACCACGGTCACGGCCAGGGGAGCGGTCAACGGGGGAGCATCCGCGTCTCCCACTTTGAAGGCGGCCGAGGCCCGCGCGTTCCCCATGCCGGCGGCCGCGTCTGCGGCGGCCGAGAGTTTCAGGGTAAACGCGGTCGCGTCGCCGGCAATGGTCACCGGCTCGGCGGTCACTCCGGCGGGCAGGTCGGCCAGCGAGAGGGTCACCTCCTGGGTGAAGGGGGCCTTGCGGGTCAGGGTCCCCGTCACCTCGACCGACTCTCCCGCCTTGATCTCGACGGCCGGCGCGGCCAGGCTCAGGTCTCCCGGGGGCACCACCGTCACGGTCACGGCCGGGACGGCAAAGGTCCGATCCACGTCGGCCACCTTCCCCTTGGCGGTGAAGGTGATCATCGCCGGGCCGATCGGAGCGTCAGGAGCGGCGGTCACGGCCACGGTTCCCGAGGTCGCCCCCTCGGCCAGCGTCGCCTTCGGCGCGGTGATCCCGGTCGGGCCGGGCAGAGCCTCGACCTCCAGGGCCGCGTTTGCTCCCTCGTTGCGGGCGAGGGTCAAGGGGACCTCGGCCCCGAAGCCTCGGGCAATCTCGATCGGATCGGTCGGAGATTCAATCGTGATCGGCGTCGGCAAGGCGTGGGCGACGGCCAGCCCTTGCTGCGGCTGGACATTGGTCGGGAACCCTCCGAGCGAGGCGAACGTCACCATCGAGTCGGCCGGCACCTCGACCGGGCCGTTCGGCCCTTCGGCCGTGCCGACCACCCGCAGCGAAACGGCCGGGATGTCCGCTTCGGCACCGGCCAACAGCGAAATCACTCCATTCGACTGCCCGGCCGGCACGGTCCCCGATCGCACGGTCAACCCTTCCGGGACGTTCGAGATCGCCAGCGTCACCGGTCCGTCGAATCCTTGCCGCACGACATTGACCGGCACGTTGGCCGCTCCTCCTCGGGGAACACTCACCTGGGCGACGCGCAGCTCGACCTCGAACTTCGGCTCGACCGGCTCGACAACCAACCGATACGGATGGCCAATTCCCCCTCGGCTGCTCAAGTCTCGCACGACAAGTGTGACCTCGGTCACTCCTTCCGGCACGTCGAACTCGGCCGAGGGGTCGGGCGAGTTCATCGAGGGGGCGTTCGGCTGCCCCTTGCCGGTCAACTCGATCTTGGTGTCGTCTCCCTGGGCAATCTGATTCCCGTCCGGCCCGAGGATTCGGAGCACGCCGTCAATGGCCGACCCAAGCAAGGCCGCCTCGACCCTGGCCCGGTACTTGGTCCCCGGGCGAACGACGGCGACGTATCGGTCTTCATCCCCCTCCAACTCCAGCCGGCCGTTGATTGCGACGGGAGGGGCCACTCGCATGGGAGCAGCCTCCGGATTGCTCGGCTCGCGCAGCTCGGGCAAGCGACCGACCACCAGCGGGGCCGGCAGCTCGACGTCGAACGGCCCGTCGAGCCCAACCGTTGTGGCCGAGATTCGGGGCCGGAAGTGCTCGACTCCTTCCGCCCGATCGAGCGAAACCGCGGTGATCACGGGCTCCGACAGGGTCCCCCCGCGAAGCTCCAGGCCGACCGTCTCACCCAGCCGACCACCGAGCGGGAACAGCTCGTCGGCCACCGGCACCGCGCCAATCACCAGGCGATACGACGGCCGGTTCGCCCCTCGGTACTGCGAGTCAGACAGCTCGACGAGGTAATCCCCATCCTCGGGCAGTTCGACCACCAGGCGGGCATCGGTCAGCAGGCCGGGCGAGTCGTCGTCTGAGGCCACATAGCGGCCCGAGGCGGTCGTCAAGCGAACCGTCGGGTCGAGCCCCGATCCGATCCGGGCGGCGCGGGCGTCGACCACAATCCGATCTCCCTTGCGACCGGGGAACCGGAAAATATCCACGTCGTTCCCGTCGGCCTTGCCGTCCACAACCGTCGGCAGGGCTACCGCCTGCGCCTGATCAACCGCGTTGTTCGGCTCTTGCTCCGCGACCTGAGGCAATTGACCGACGGAAATCAAGAACGGGTTTGAGATGCCGTCGTCCGTCCGAACCCGGATCGGGTAGGCTCCAACCGCCAGGTCGGCCGGCACGGTCAGCCGAAGCCGCCAGTTGGCCGCGTCAGACGCCTGCCCCTCCGGAGCGGCCACCACCTCCGTCTCGAACGGTGCAACCAGTTGGGGGTTTCCTTGCAGGTTCCCCCCCGTGATCGTCACCAGGGTGGCGACCCCGCGTTGCAACCCCGCAGGAGCAATATCGGTAATCGACGGCGCATCGGCGGAGGCCGGGGATGTCACCAGCCCGATCGCAAGCGTCGCCAGAATCGGCGGGACGAGGGCCATCGAGGGGCGGATCATGGCGGGCCTCCTTGGGGGGTCGTCGCGGGGAGTCGTTCAGGAGAGGCGGGTCAAATCGGCGGGAGCGTCCCGATCGCCGCCTCCGTCGGCCTTGGGCGATCGATCCGCTGGAACTGTCCACCGTCGCACGGTGTTCAATCCTTGTCAAGCGTCCAGACGGCCCGAGCCCTGGGCAACGCATCCCGGTGAACCCTCGAAAACGCAGGACGCACCTTGATCCGAGCGAACCCGCGCAACCGTCCTTCGCCCCATCGAGAACTCGTGTTGTGGCTTTTTCCCAACAAGGCTAGAGTGCCCTGTCTTCCGCCCCCGGGACGCTCGGCCTCGGTTCCGAGGTCGTCCGCAGCCCGACCGGTTCGAGGTTGAGGAACCGGGCCACGGTCGCCCCCAATCTGTGGCGGCATGCGTCGTTCGAAGGTCTGGAGCGAACTCATGCGTGTTTGGCCCTTGATCGCCGCGCTGACTCTGACCGCAACAGGTTGCGCGGGGCTGGATCTGTCCGGGTTCGACGACGAACAACTGGCCTGGATTGCCGCGAACTCCTCTTCTCCCATCGAACCCGCCGCCTCGGACCCGACAGGAACTCGTCCTCATTCTCCCGTCCCGATCGATGCCTCTCCCGAGCTTTACCAGCCCCTGCCCCCCCCCGAACCGGTCGAGCCGCTCGCCCCTCCCCAAACGTTCAGTCCAATCAGAGTCCCCCAGCCTTCGACCCCCACCACACCCAGCATCCCCGAGCCTTCGACACCCAATGCTCCAAGGGATGCCTCCGGGCCGGTCGCCACGCCCCGACCGCTCACGACTCCCGAGCCGGTTGAACCACCCCAGGTTCCGGAGCCGGTCGAATCGCTGACGCCCCCCGACCCCGTCGAGCCTCGTGAGACCGACCAGCCTGCAGCCCCTGTTGAACCCCTTGACGCTGCGTCGCTTGCCCCGGCCCCCACCATCGAACCGCCGTCCATTCCCGAGGCGACCGAACCCGTTCCCCAGCCGCCGACCACGATTCTGGCCTCTCAGACCACCCCGGTCGAGCCGGCCGAACCTCGCGAGCTGGCCATGTTCGATCAGATCGCCGGAGAGGTGGAGCAGATCGCTCAGGCTGAAGCGCCGAGGAACTTCGTCCAACCCGTCGAGCCGGCCCCACCGCAAGGGACGGTCATCGCCACCGTCGGCCCGCAGGCGATCACCCTTCCCGAGCTGACCCAGGCCATCAAGGATCGGATCGCCCGGCTCCCCGGCCGACAGCGACCGACCCGCCGCCTGGTCATCAGCATGGTTCAGGCCGAGATGGAAGCTCGGATCCTCGAATCGCTCGTCCTGCAACAGGCCCGCGTCATCCTCGATTCTCCGAGCGAACTGGAGGACCTCCGCGCCACCATCGCCCGCTCGTGGTCCGATGCCGAGCTCCCCCGCATCCTTCAACGCGAGGGCTTCGCCAGTGCCGACGCCTTCGACGCCCGTCTGAGGAAAGACGGCCAGAGCCTCGATGATCTGCGATCCGCCTACACCACCCGCGCACTCGCCCGCGAATTGATGCGCCGGGAGGGACGGTTGGATCAGAACATCGACTCCTACCTGAATCACTTGCGGACACGGTTCCCGATTCAATCCGACCTCGCGCAGGCCCGACGGGCGATGGCCCGGTAGCCCCTGGAGCGGATCTCGGTGGACGGAAGGGGTGGCGGGGTCAACCAGACCTCGTCCGAGGGAACGGAGTCCCTCGCCCTCGTGCCTTGGGGTTCGAAACGAACCCTGGCCAGGCCCGAAGAAGGAATGGAATCCCAACGATGGCAGGATCGACGGCCAGCCCCGCACTCGACCTGAGCGACATCCTCCGTCGTCGGCCCGAGAACCGATCGCCTCGGCCGGTTCCGTCCGCGACCGACACCAACCGCGGCACTCCGGACGTCGCTCGCCGAGCGGCCCGGCCGGTGCTCGAAGCCTGCGCGTTGATCAAGCGATTCGGCGCGATCACCGCCGTCAACGGCGTCTCCTTTCAGGTCGGCAAGGGCGAGGCGGTGGCCCTGCTCGGTCCGAACGGCGCGGGGAAGACCACGACCATCTCGATGATCTCCGGCCTGCTCCGGCCTGACGAGGGTTGCGTCCGCTTCAACGGTCAGCCGATTCGCAGCGAAACCGACCCAATCAAACGCACCCTCGGCCTCGTTCCCCAGGAGTTGGCGCTGGTCGAGGAACTTTCGGCTCGGGAGAACCTCCACTTCTTCGGAGCATTACAGGGGCTTGGCGGTTCCCGGCTCCGCAAGGCGATGACCGATGGGCTTGATCTGGTCGGCCTGACCGATCGGGCCGATTCGATCGTGCGAACCTACAGCGGAGGCATGAAGCGCCGGCTCAATCTCGCCATCGCCCTGCTGCACGATCCCCAGGTCATCCTCCTCGACGAGCCGACGGTCGGCGTCGATCCCCAGAGCCGCAACGCCATCTTCGAAGGACTCGAACGGCTCAAGGCCCTCGGCAAGGCGCTCATTTACACGACGCACTACATGGAAGAGGCCGAGCGGCTCTGCGACCGCATTGTCATCGTCGATCGCGGCCAGGTGATCGCCGACGGCCGCGTCAAGGATCTCTCCGCCCTGCTCGACCGCCACGCCCGGCTCCGCATCGAGCTGAGCAACCCCGGCTCGGGCGGCTGGCTCGATCACCTCTCCCTCGTGCCCGGAGTCGTTCAGGCTCGTCTGGTCGACCACGAGTTGATTCTCGACGTGAACGACCTGAAGGTTTCGAGCTCGATTCTGCAAGCGCTCGACGACCTCGGCCTGGCCGTCACACACCTGGAAAGCGATCGGGCCGACCTCTCGACCATCTTCCTGAACCTGACCGGGAGGGCGCTCCGCGACTCATGAACGCTCGACCGCTCATGGCCCTGGTGGTGAAGGATCTCCGCGTCTTCGTGGCCGATCGATACGCGCTCACGCTCTCGTTCGTCGCCCCCATCGCCCTGGCCAGCTTCATGGCGCTGATCTTCGGCGGCGTGGGGACATCGCCACCGAGCAAAATCTCGATCCGATTGACCGACGAGGACGACTCTCCCATCTCCCGCCGCATCGTCCTGGGCGCCCAGGAAGAGACGACCCTCGACGCGATCGAAGCCTCCCTCGACGCCTCCCGAGACGCCGTCCGCAAGGGGGACGCGGTCCTCTCGATCGTCATCCCCGAAGGCTTCGGCGAGGCCTCGGCCGACGCCCTCTATGGAGACGCCGAGCCCCCCGCCCTGATCTTCCTGCACGACCCGATGAGTCAGTCCGAGATCAGTCTCGCTCGGGGTCTCTTGACGCGGGTCATCCTCGAAGCCGTCACCGCCGAGGCCATGCCCGACGGCGGCAACGACGACCTGCTCGACCTTCTGGACGACGAACTCGTCGAATCGAACGCCCCGGCCACCGACGAGGCCATCGAACGGGCCGAGTTCCTCTCTCTCTTTCCCGGCCAGGACGACTGGTGGCGATCGCCCGATCCCGAGTCCGAGGCCGCCCGCCTCGAACTGGTCGACGCCTTCCCCGCCCTGGCCGATTGGTTCGAGGCCGAGCCGGTCGCCGAGCCGATCGCCTTCGAGCCGGTCGTCGAGGAACGAGTGGGCCTGACCCTCCCCTTCAAAACCGAGGAAACGTCGATCGCCCCCCGCGGCGCCGCCGGCGAACGGGCCGCCCTGGCCGCGCATGCCTTCGCAGGGATGGTCGTGCAGTTCGTTCTCTTTTCGGCTGTCGAGTGGGGCGTCGTCCTGCTCCAGGAACGCCAGCGCGGCATGTGGAAACGCCTGCGGGCCGCCCCCATCTCCCGATCGACCTTGATGCTGAGCAAGGTGCTCAGTTGTGCCATCGTCTCGCTCATCATCACGCTGGTCGTCTTCACCGCCGGAGCCTTTCTGTTCGGCTACCGGCTGGAGGGAGACCTGCTCGGCTTCGTCGGCCTGGCCGTCTCCTTTGCGATCATGGCCTCGGCCTTCGGCCTGACGGTCGCCACGCTCGGCCGAACGCCTCAAGGGGCGCGATCGGTCGCTCTGCTCGGCGTGCTGGTAATGGTCATGCTCGGCGGCTGCTGGATTCCGAGCTTCCTGTTCCCCGAGTGGATCCAGTCGTTCACCCCCGCCATCCCCACCCGATGGGCGATCGACGGCTTCGACGGCGTCTTCACCCGCGGGTTCTCGTTCGCCGAAACCATGCCGATGATCTCCGCGCTCGGTTTCTTCGGCCTCGGGTTTGCCGGATGGGCCCTGCTCGCCTTCCGATGGCACGAGCCGTGATCGTTCGGAGCACACCGTCGAGAACGGGAAATTCGACCTAGTCGGATCGGAAAGACTTTGGTAGGAATCCTGCTTCATCTCGCTGTTGACGCTCGTCGGCTGCCCTTCGGCCGACATTTGATGTGACGGATGATCCTCGATCCGCTCTGGCCTCACCGCCGTTCCCCTTCGAGAACGCGGCTGAGCCGGTCGCAATCGATTCCCGACGCAATCGGCCCAAGGTGATCACGCCCGATCGCCCTTTGCCGACGACTCGCCCCCCAAAGGAGGCCCGAGCGATGGACCGCCGCCGACGCCGCTTCGTCCCCGGTTCCGAGGGCCTGGAACGCCGCCAGTTGCTCAGCACGGTCGAGGGGCTCAACGCCGCTGCCGCGCCGATCGTCTCGACCGCCGAGGCGAGCCAGGGTGCCGCAAATCGCCCCCAGGGCCTTCGAGCCCGAGCCGCCGCGCAAGCAATGGCTCAGGAACAGGCCATGCAGGAAGCACGCGAAGAAGTGATTCAGATGCGTCTGCAACGCATCGAACGCCTTCCCGCGTTCCTGCAAATGCTCGACCCGAACCGAGCCCTGCCCACCGAGGCCGTGACCGCGATCCAGGTCCAGCTGGTCGGCCTCGTCGGCCAGCTCAGCCCTCCTGCCGAACCGATCGCCGAGGGGTTCATCGACCAGCTCCGCAACGCGATTGCGCAAAGCTCGGTCAACCCGCAAACGGTCACATCGATGAACTTCGCCACCAACCGGCTGCTCGCCTCGGCCGGTGCCTCAGACGAGGCGATCACGGTCATTACCGATGGATTGACTGCCCTGGCCCAAACGGCCTCCGGATCGAACCGTCCCGTCCCGGTCATGACCAACGATTACGCCCTGGTCGTCCAGACGGCGATGGGGGTCGGCCGCCCGATTTCTCGGGCCGAGCTGCTCGGCATGCAGTCTCCCCTCAACCCGGTCGCCCCCCAGCCCGGCGCCGTCCGGCCCCCCGGCCCTCCCATCGGCGGGGCCTCCGGCCTCGGCCCGTTCTGAGCACGACACCCGCGAACCGAACCTCACTCGGCACAGCAATTGCACATCTGCTCTCTCCAGCGATTGATTGGCCCGCTCGGGCCGCTCCGCGAGATGCGAGCGGCCCGAGACCATCTCTCAAGGAGAGCAAGCATGTTGACTCGTTCGAACGCGAAATACGTGACCCTGGCCGCCTTCACCGCCGCACTCATTCCGCTGGCAATCGCTGGTTGTGGCGGTTCTGATGCGGAACGCGCCGTCGAAGATGTCGCCGGCGTCGAGGAAGGAACGGCCACCCGCACCGCCGATGTCGACGAAACGACGTACACCGTCGAGGAAGTCAAGCGCATCCGAGATGCCGAAACCGGCGAGGTTGTGGGCGAGGAAGTCAGCACCACCGATGTGACGGTCGAACAAGAGGTCCAGATCCAGCGCGAGGTTGAGATCAAGGAAGGTGCGACCAACACCGAAACCGAAGGATATGTGCCCGATCCGCTGAGCGACCAGTAACGATTGGCCAATGTTCACATCCCGTTCAATCCTCACCCCCTGATTCCCAGGGGAACTCACGTGCCGGCCCGCGGTCGGCACACTCAGCCCACCTTCGGGCGGTTTCGATCCGATTGCGATGCGATGCGAATCGGCCCGATCGGGCGACGGGGAGCCGCGCGCACGTCCCCGTCGCCGGGAGTCTCCCCCGACAGACCGTTCCCCCAACGCCTCAGATCCGCTAGGCTCGCACATCGATCCCACCCCGCCCAGGACCGGCCGGAAGGAGTCGCGATGGCGATGCCGACGAGCCCCGACCGCCCGGGGCCTCAGGCTCGGGAGGCCACCCCTCCCGGGTCCGAGGCCGGCTGGGCTGCCCGTCGGGTCTATTTTCCCGAGCTGGACGGCTTGCGCGCCGTGGCCATCGCTCTGGTTTACATCTTTCACGACCGCAACCTCGATCTGCTCGGCCTCATCATGCGGACCCTCGGCCTGATCGTCTCGATCACGCTCGACCCACTGCTGGAACTCCTCGGCCTGGGTACGATCGGCTTCCGCCTTCCATCGCTCGTCGGCACCCTGCGTGACAATGGCTGGATCGGTGTCCAGATCTTCTTCGTCCTCAGCGGCTACCTGATCGCCACCCTCTTGCTCCGCGAGCGATCCCGATATGGCCGGGTCGATCTCCGCGCCTTTTGGATCCGAAGGCTCCTTCGCATCTGGCCCCTGTACTATCTGCTGATCCTCATCTGCTGGGGTCTGATGCCCTTGATTCGAGGGGCACTTGGACTCGACATTCGGATGTGGAGCCCCGAGTCCCTGGCGCAACTCCCTTACTTCATGCTCTTTCTCGGCAATTGGTCGATGGGCTTCCAGGGTCCGGTGCCGTCCGACTCGGCCGGGGTGCTTTGGAGTATCTGCGTCGAGGAGCAGTTCTATCTGTTCGTCCCCCTGCTCATCGCCTGGGTCGGTCCGAAGAGCCGGGTCGCACTGGTGATCCTGATGATGGCCGTGGCGATCGCCGCCCGATACGCGCTGGCCATGTCGGAGGCCAACCCGCTGTTGCTCCGATTCAATACAATTGTTCATCTCGACACGTTGCTTGCCGGAGTCACGCTCGCGCTCGTGACCCACCGCCTGCCGAACCTGGGACGGGCAGGCCCCTGGATTGCTCGGGGGGTTGTCTTGCTCGGGGTCGTCGTCGTGCTGACGGTTCCCCTGGCCCGAGGAGGCCCGTGGCGCCAGGCAATTGATTACGTCTTGATCTGGGGATGGGGGATCGCACTGGTCGCCTGGGCCGCTTCCGCGCGCGATCCCTGGACGGCTGTCCTCCGCCGGCCAACCCTCGTCTGGCTTGGCAAGATCAGCTTCGGCCTTTACCTCTTCCACGAGATTGCGCTGGGCATTGCCGGCTGGCTCGGATTTGCGCTGCGGTCGATTCCCGACATGGGCACTGTGATGGTTCTGGCCTCTCCCGCCCTCACAGTCGGCCTGGCGAGTCTGTCGTATTACGCCTTCGAACGTCCGTTCCTCCGCCTGAAAGACCGCTGGACGCGCGTTCCCTCGCGGCCCATCGAACATACGCCCACGCGGGTCGATGACCAGGATCATCCGAGCCCATGTCCCGCAACCTTCGAACGGTCGGCCGGGGTTTCCGGAGAACCTCCTCGCCCCGCCTGACGTGTGCCGGTGAGCAGACCCCCCAGCAGGGATCGGCGGTGCCATCGCCCTGATTGGCGTGCCGCTCACCCGATCCCGGAAACGATCCCGAAACCGGAGACCCGGCATCCGGGTATCCGCCAGGGTACGTCTCGCAACCCCTTCGGCGCCGCGAGGGAGGAACCGCGGGCCATTCGCCGAATGTGATCGCTTGGGGATTCGAGCCGGAACATTCCGAGGTCTCCTTCCATGTCGCTTCAACGCGTCTGCCTGACGGGTGTCGTGGTCTTGCTGGTTGGTACCGTCTCCGAGACCTTCGCCCAGGTCCGTCGCCAACCCCCTCCCCGCGCCGAATCGACCGACACCCCTCCTACCGCCGAGGCTGAGACCACGTCCTCTGCCTCCCCCACAACGACCGAGGCTCCTTCGACCGAGCCGGCCCAGGCCCAGGCCGACCGCTCGTTCAACCTGTTCGGGGAAACCAACCGCTTCAACCGCTTCTCCGGCTGGGGAGGCATTGGCGGCACGATGGGCCAGTGGGGCATGAACCGCTCGATGCTCATCATGATGCCGCAGGTGCAGCAAGAGCTGGCCCTGACCGACGACCAGAAGCTCCTGCTCCGCGAGTGGTCGCTCGAAATGCGCGACCGAGGCCGCGAAATGGCCGAGGCGATGCGGCCCAACCGGGACGAGGACGACGCCCCTGGCCGCGGCTTCCCCTCGGTCGGCAACGTGATGGGGATGATGGGCATGATGACCCAGATCCTCAAGGAAAACGAGACCGGGATCGCCCAGATTCTCGACAAGGGCCAGCGGCGCCGACTCGACCAGATCGCCCTTCAGATGGAAGGCGCGACCGCCCTCGCCCGTCCCGAGGTGGCCCAGGCCGTCGGCCTCCTGCCGGTGCAGGTCGAGGCGATTCAACAGGTGCTCGCCCAGTCCCGAACGCAGCAGGTTTTCTACTGGATCCAGCAAAGTACCTCGATGTGGGGCAACCGCGGCCGACCTCCCGGCGCCGACGCCAACCGAGCCGGCACCGATCCCGGCCCGACCGCCCGGCCTCGCGGCCGAGGACGGCCCGCCCCCCCCGATCCCGCGGCGGCTCCCCCCGCCAACCGCCCGTCGTCCCGCAGCGACGAAGACGGCGACGACAATCCCGCCGCCCGAGCCGAGCGTGAGGCCCGCTTCCGCGAGCAGTTTGAACAACTCCGCTCCGGCTCCGACCAGATCCAGGACCGGACCGTTCAGGAAATCATGAAGATCCTCAACCGCAACCAACGCCAGCGTTTCGACAAACTCCTCGGCCCCCCCTTCGACCCCGCCGCGCTGACCTTCGAGACGCGTCGCCCGAACGAACAGCGTGAGGACGACGCCACCCCCCCCGGAGCCGTTCGACGCACTCCCGCTCCGTCGAACCCGTCCGACGACGAAGCCGAGCCATCGACCCCGTGACGCGCCAACGCAACGTCAATCAATAGATGCATGATGATATTCAACCATATTTTCGACGCATGAGAACAGGAAGTCGTATCCATGATGAATGTCCACGGACCCGACAGCGGGTCCGTGGACAGTTCAGAACATTTGATGATTGAAAACCGTTTTGAGTTTAATCCACTGATGGTGCGACGGTGATGACGATCGATTTTGAGGTCGGCGTGTTGCTGATCTCGGCCGTGCTGTCGATGGGAACCAGGACGTTGGCTTCGGGGAAGTAGGCGGCTGCGCAACCGCGGGGGATATCGTACGGGATGGCCCGGAAATGGCGAGCGATCCGGGTGCGGCCCTGCGGATCGATCCCGGTCAGGTCGACGCTCTGCTGCGGTTCAAGGCCACGGTCATGCATATCTTCCTGATTCAGGAAAACGATCCGACGCTCGTTGCGAATGCCTCGGTAGCGGTCGTCTCGACTATAAATTGTTGTGTTGAATTGATCATGACTGCGAATAGTCATGAGTAGCAACTGCCCCGGCTCGGGCTCGATCGCGCTCAACGGCGCGGGGGTGAAATGGGCCTTGCCGTCCCAGGTCGGGAAACGTCGCTCG from Tautonia rosea includes these protein-coding regions:
- a CDS encoding ABC transporter ATP-binding protein, coding for MAGSTASPALDLSDILRRRPENRSPRPVPSATDTNRGTPDVARRAARPVLEACALIKRFGAITAVNGVSFQVGKGEAVALLGPNGAGKTTTISMISGLLRPDEGCVRFNGQPIRSETDPIKRTLGLVPQELALVEELSARENLHFFGALQGLGGSRLRKAMTDGLDLVGLTDRADSIVRTYSGGMKRRLNLAIALLHDPQVILLDEPTVGVDPQSRNAIFEGLERLKALGKALIYTTHYMEEAERLCDRIVIVDRGQVIADGRVKDLSALLDRHARLRIELSNPGSGGWLDHLSLVPGVVQARLVDHELILDVNDLKVSSSILQALDDLGLAVTHLESDRADLSTIFLNLTGRALRDS
- a CDS encoding c-type cytochrome domain-containing protein, with amino-acid sequence MSILSRGRFLANHWTIRPEDDALMIRVFMIGALALASAMVGLSPARAQDEAQEPEAPAAEAAESPRVSFLKDVAPILVESCVGCHNPKKAESRYDLTTFASLAKGGAMGEGIMLEPGDPDLSYFVELIRPDGVPLMPWEGEPIAEEKRMIIERWVAEGAEYDGEDPEADWVALVSKAREVVIPDAYPYPMPITALTFTPAGDAVMTSGYHELNTYAIADASLSERSRGVAERVYDVAFSPDGKHLAAASGSPGQAGQATLWTVGDDGTLSDPKRLVESEDAVFCVVFSPDGTRVAFGGADRAIRVFNVESGERLAEVEDHADWVLDIAFSPDGKRLATASRDKTSKLFDAEAFESLVTFPGHGEPVYTVSFAADGKMVMSGGGDKRIRMWNPDEDAKQVREFAGFGGPVFDLVLFADGQKLAASGSDAVVRVFNPADGAVLQTLQGHEDWVYRLAVSPDGASLASGSWDGEVKVWNTEDGSLRTTIIAVPGQQAEAVTAQADAD
- a CDS encoding acyltransferase family protein, which gives rise to MAMPTSPDRPGPQAREATPPGSEAGWAARRVYFPELDGLRAVAIALVYIFHDRNLDLLGLIMRTLGLIVSITLDPLLELLGLGTIGFRLPSLVGTLRDNGWIGVQIFFVLSGYLIATLLLRERSRYGRVDLRAFWIRRLLRIWPLYYLLILICWGLMPLIRGALGLDIRMWSPESLAQLPYFMLFLGNWSMGFQGPVPSDSAGVLWSICVEEQFYLFVPLLIAWVGPKSRVALVILMMAVAIAARYALAMSEANPLLLRFNTIVHLDTLLAGVTLALVTHRLPNLGRAGPWIARGVVLLGVVVVLTVPLARGGPWRQAIDYVLIWGWGIALVAWAASARDPWTAVLRRPTLVWLGKISFGLYLFHEIALGIAGWLGFALRSIPDMGTVMVLASPALTVGLASLSYYAFERPFLRLKDRWTRVPSRPIEHTPTRVDDQDHPSPCPATFERSAGVSGEPPRPA
- a CDS encoding ABC transporter permease, with the translated sequence MNARPLMALVVKDLRVFVADRYALTLSFVAPIALASFMALIFGGVGTSPPSKISIRLTDEDDSPISRRIVLGAQEETTLDAIEASLDASRDAVRKGDAVLSIVIPEGFGEASADALYGDAEPPALIFLHDPMSQSEISLARGLLTRVILEAVTAEAMPDGGNDDLLDLLDDELVESNAPATDEAIERAEFLSLFPGQDDWWRSPDPESEAARLELVDAFPALADWFEAEPVAEPIAFEPVVEERVGLTLPFKTEETSIAPRGAAGERAALAAHAFAGMVVQFVLFSAVEWGVVLLQERQRGMWKRLRAAPISRSTLMLSKVLSCAIVSLIITLVVFTAGAFLFGYRLEGDLLGFVGLAVSFAIMASAFGLTVATLGRTPQGARSVALLGVLVMVMLGGCWIPSFLFPEWIQSFTPAIPTRWAIDGFDGVFTRGFSFAETMPMISALGFFGLGFAGWALLAFRWHEP
- a CDS encoding Spy/CpxP family protein refolding chaperone translates to MSLQRVCLTGVVVLLVGTVSETFAQVRRQPPPRAESTDTPPTAEAETTSSASPTTTEAPSTEPAQAQADRSFNLFGETNRFNRFSGWGGIGGTMGQWGMNRSMLIMMPQVQQELALTDDQKLLLREWSLEMRDRGREMAEAMRPNRDEDDAPGRGFPSVGNVMGMMGMMTQILKENETGIAQILDKGQRRRLDQIALQMEGATALARPEVAQAVGLLPVQVEAIQQVLAQSRTQQVFYWIQQSTSMWGNRGRPPGADANRAGTDPGPTARPRGRGRPAPPDPAAAPPANRPSSRSDEDGDDNPAARAEREARFREQFEQLRSGSDQIQDRTVQEIMKILNRNQRQRFDKLLGPPFDPAALTFETRRPNEQREDDATPPGAVRRTPAPSNPSDDEAEPSTP